Proteins from one Oncorhynchus masou masou isolate Uvic2021 chromosome 12, UVic_Omas_1.1, whole genome shotgun sequence genomic window:
- the LOC135550650 gene encoding non-histone chromosomal protein HMG-14-like: MPKRSKANADVEAAEPKRRSERLVNKPAIAKAEPKPKKGKAAPKPKKAKEVKKTEPEKEVPAENGEAKAEEEAPEEPEQKEEEEAAE, encoded by the exons gcaAACGCTGATGTTGAGGCAGCAGAG CCTAAGAGGAGATCTGAGAGATTGGTAAAT AAACCTGCAATTGCAAAGGCAGAGCCCAAGCCAAAG AAGGGGAAGGCAGCACCTAAGCCCAAGAAGGCTAAAGAGGTGAAAAAGACCGAGCCTGAGAAGGAGGTGCCCGCAGAGAATGGAGAAGCCAAAGCTGAGGAAGAG GCACCAGAAGAACCTgaacagaaagaggaggaagaggcggCCGAATAA